Sequence from the bacterium genome:
CCGGGCGGGCATCCATTTCTACAACGACGAGGACGACGTGGACCGCCTGCTGGCGGAGCTTTAGCGCTTGCACCGGATACGGCCCATCACCCTGATCGCCCGCCGACCACGCCCTCGAGCTCGCCCTCGGCTTCGCCGTCCACCCGGGCTACGACTGCGTGGCCCGGCTCGATAAATGTGTCCCGGGCGCCTTTTTCGTCAAGAAGCCGTAACTATGCCCATCTTCGCCGCCGATTACGACTACGAGCTGCCCCGGGAGCGCATCGCCCAGCGCCCCGCCGAGCGGCGCGACGGGTCCCGCCTGATGGTCCTGGTGGGTAACCGCCCGCCGGAGCACCTCCTCTTCCCCGACCTGCCGAAGATGCTGCGTGAGGGGGACGTGCTGGTGGCCAACGACAGCCGGGTCAT
This genomic interval carries:
- a CDS encoding S-adenosylmethionine:tRNA ribosyltransferase-isomerase; the protein is MPIFAADYDYELPRERIAQRPAERRDGSRLMVLVGNRPPEHLLFPDLPKMLREGDVLVANDSRV